The Mesorhizobium sp. NBSH29 genome has a segment encoding these proteins:
- a CDS encoding sarcosine oxidase subunit alpha family protein yields MSARRPDQSGNRIDRSRAIRFTFDGKSFTGHPGDTLTSALLANGVTFFGRSFKYHRPRGALTAGIDEPNALVTVLTGTIREPNIPATMLEIYDGLTALSQNRFPSLSFDIGAVIQLAGKLLGAGFYYKTFMGPVIGPLKGTRFWMFCEYFIRRAAGLGRAGYDRDPARYERMNAFCDVLVVGSGPAGLMAANAAADSGKRIILAELDGTLGGSANWSGETIDGRPATEWAAGMVDSLREKPNVTVLPRTSVWGYYDSNTLAALERVTDHKSAPGKGEPRHRHWTIRSDKVVLATGALERPLVFPGNDRPGVMLASAAQRYAEEFGVIPGNKIALFTNNDAAYGAAVALRNAGVEISAIIDVRSDISGAARAAAKQAGGEFLPGHAVVDTEGGKALSGIKVQGFEVANGTLSGDPRNLAADCLIMSGGWSPLINLASQAGIKPQWDAERQAFLPPEPTQNWVGAGAFNGTFSTAAALAEGDLAGRDAATDDGAGDIPMVSDEPLDCTPAAVFEIRAEGKAFVDHQHDVTADDVRLAHQEGFVSVEHLKRYTTLGMATDQGKTSNVPGLAIMADALGKPIPDVGTTRFRAPFSPVSLGSLAAERHSLLKPERLTPMHDWHLENGATLYTVGLWYRPMIYGAPGETVEQAYVREAKATRARAGIVDVSTLGKIAVKGPDAAAFLDRVYTNMFSTLAVGKARYGLMLREDGVAMDDGTTWRLGDNDFLMTTTTANAGKVMQHLEYFLDVVWPDLKVHVTSVTDQWAAAAIGGPKAREILASVVTGAKVDNDALPFMGIVHGVIAEVPVMICRLSFSGEMAFEVYCGAGHGTHIWDVLMSAGAPFGLVPYGLEALGTLRIEKGHVTGAEIDGRTTARDLHLDWMLSKKKPFIGAMMMDREGLASEDRVRLVGIIALDNRPLNGGAHIVEQADPQKPRNSIGHITAVCYSPALGKHIGLALVKGGKELHGRRAFTSDPLRDRYGPVKIVSHHFFDPEGKRMHG; encoded by the coding sequence ATGAGCGCGCGCCGTCCCGACCAGAGCGGCAACCGCATCGACCGCAGCCGGGCTATCCGCTTCACCTTCGACGGCAAGAGTTTTACGGGCCATCCTGGCGACACGCTGACCTCGGCACTTCTGGCCAATGGCGTGACTTTCTTCGGCCGTTCGTTCAAATATCACCGGCCTCGCGGCGCGCTCACCGCCGGGATCGACGAGCCCAACGCGCTGGTGACGGTTCTGACCGGCACCATCCGCGAGCCTAATATTCCGGCCACAATGCTGGAAATCTATGACGGCCTGACGGCTCTTAGCCAGAACCGGTTTCCGTCGCTGTCTTTCGACATAGGTGCGGTCATCCAACTGGCCGGAAAACTGCTCGGCGCCGGATTCTATTACAAGACTTTCATGGGTCCGGTTATCGGGCCGTTGAAAGGTACCCGATTCTGGATGTTCTGCGAGTACTTTATCCGCCGCGCAGCCGGTCTTGGCCGCGCCGGTTATGACAGGGACCCGGCCCGCTACGAACGCATGAATGCCTTCTGCGACGTGTTAGTGGTCGGCTCCGGTCCCGCAGGATTGATGGCCGCAAACGCTGCGGCGGACAGCGGTAAGCGCATTATTCTGGCCGAGCTCGATGGGACTTTGGGTGGCTCGGCCAACTGGTCGGGAGAGACCATCGACGGCAGGCCCGCAACCGAATGGGCGGCCGGCATGGTGGATTCTCTTCGAGAAAAACCGAACGTGACGGTTTTGCCGCGCACCAGCGTCTGGGGCTATTATGATAGCAATACACTGGCCGCATTGGAGCGCGTCACCGACCATAAATCCGCTCCCGGCAAGGGGGAGCCACGCCACCGCCACTGGACCATCCGGTCTGATAAGGTAGTGCTCGCCACCGGCGCGCTGGAACGTCCGCTTGTGTTTCCCGGCAACGACCGTCCAGGCGTTATGCTCGCCAGCGCGGCGCAGCGCTATGCCGAGGAATTCGGCGTGATACCCGGCAATAAGATAGCACTTTTCACCAACAATGACGCAGCCTATGGCGCAGCCGTGGCGTTGCGCAATGCAGGCGTTGAGATCAGCGCGATCATTGATGTCCGCTCCGACATTTCAGGTGCTGCGCGGGCCGCAGCAAAACAAGCCGGCGGAGAATTTCTGCCCGGCCATGCGGTTGTTGATACCGAAGGTGGCAAAGCGCTCTCGGGTATCAAGGTCCAGGGTTTTGAAGTAGCAAATGGAACGCTTTCTGGCGATCCGCGCAATCTAGCCGCCGATTGCCTGATCATGTCCGGCGGCTGGTCGCCCCTCATCAATCTGGCCAGCCAGGCCGGCATCAAACCGCAATGGGACGCCGAACGCCAGGCTTTCCTACCGCCTGAGCCCACACAGAACTGGGTCGGCGCCGGAGCCTTCAATGGCACGTTCTCGACCGCAGCGGCTCTGGCAGAAGGCGACCTTGCTGGCCGTGATGCAGCTACGGACGACGGCGCCGGGGACATTCCAATGGTCTCGGATGAACCGCTGGACTGCACGCCCGCCGCAGTGTTCGAGATCCGCGCCGAGGGCAAGGCTTTTGTCGACCACCAGCATGACGTGACCGCCGACGATGTGCGTCTTGCCCATCAGGAAGGGTTTGTCTCGGTGGAGCACCTGAAGCGATACACGACGCTGGGTATGGCCACCGACCAGGGCAAGACCTCAAATGTGCCGGGCCTCGCCATCATGGCCGATGCGCTGGGCAAACCGATCCCCGATGTTGGCACCACGCGATTTCGCGCGCCCTTCTCACCGGTCTCGCTCGGCAGCCTGGCCGCCGAGCGCCATTCGCTTCTGAAGCCCGAACGGCTCACGCCGATGCATGACTGGCACCTCGAAAACGGCGCAACCCTGTACACGGTCGGTCTGTGGTACCGGCCGATGATCTATGGCGCGCCGGGCGAAACCGTCGAGCAGGCCTATGTCCGCGAGGCAAAAGCCACACGTGCGCGCGCCGGCATCGTCGACGTCTCGACACTCGGCAAGATTGCAGTCAAAGGGCCCGACGCGGCGGCATTTCTCGACCGCGTCTATACCAACATGTTTTCAACGCTTGCCGTCGGCAAGGCGCGCTACGGCCTGATGCTGCGCGAGGATGGTGTCGCCATGGATGATGGCACCACCTGGCGGCTCGGCGACAACGACTTCCTGATGACCACTACCACAGCCAACGCCGGCAAGGTGATGCAGCATCTGGAATACTTTCTGGACGTCGTCTGGCCCGACCTCAAGGTGCATGTCACCTCGGTTACCGACCAATGGGCCGCCGCCGCCATTGGCGGGCCGAAGGCACGCGAGATCCTTGCCTCCGTCGTTACCGGAGCAAAGGTCGACAATGATGCCCTGCCCTTCATGGGTATTGTCCATGGCGTGATTGCCGAGGTGCCAGTAATGATCTGCCGTCTGTCATTCTCGGGAGAAATGGCGTTCGAGGTCTATTGTGGTGCCGGCCACGGCACTCATATCTGGGACGTGTTGATGAGCGCTGGAGCACCGTTTGGCCTCGTTCCCTACGGACTGGAAGCGTTGGGCACGTTGCGCATCGAAAAGGGCCACGTGACAGGTGCGGAGATCGACGGTCGCACCACCGCGCGCGACCTTCATCTTGACTGGATGCTGTCGAAGAAAAAGCCGTTCATCGGCGCGATGATGATGGACCGCGAAGGATTGGCCAGCGAGGACCGCGTGCGCCTCGTCGGTATCATCGCGCTCGACAACCGCCCGCTGAACGGTGGCGCTCATATCGTCGAGCAGGCTGACCCGCAAAAACCGCGCAATTCCATAGGCCACATCACCGCGGTCTGCTATTCGCCCGCCTTGGGAAAACATATCGGTCTGGCACTGGTTAAGGGCGGCAAAGAGCTGCACGGCAGGCGAGCCTTCACCTCCGACCCGTTGCGCGATCGCTACGGCCCGGTGAAGATTGTCAGCCACCACTTCTTCGACCCCGAAGGGAAGCGTATGCATGGTTGA